A genomic segment from Pollutimonas thiosulfatoxidans encodes:
- a CDS encoding ABC transporter ATP-binding protein, translating to MSLLEVDNINSFYGDSHILFDVSMRVEENEVVALLGRNGAGKSTTLKSLMGLVQPKSGIIRHNGVEVQKLPPYELARRGIQLVPEERRIFGQITVQENLQLAAMTAEKARTLEEIYETFPRLAERKRNRGKQLSGGEQQMLAVARAMIRNANIILLDEPFEGLAPLIVKDLIEVCRKLAKSGHTIVIVEQNVRAALSLADRCYLINNGHMVFEGTPAQLHEDNSVIQKYLGVKV from the coding sequence ATGAGTCTGCTTGAGGTCGACAATATCAATAGTTTCTACGGGGATTCCCATATCCTGTTCGACGTGTCTATGCGCGTGGAAGAAAATGAAGTGGTGGCCTTGCTGGGGCGTAACGGCGCCGGCAAGAGCACCACACTCAAATCCCTGATGGGATTGGTGCAGCCTAAAAGCGGCATCATTCGCCATAACGGCGTTGAGGTTCAAAAGCTTCCACCGTACGAACTGGCCAGGCGGGGCATCCAGTTGGTGCCCGAAGAGCGACGTATCTTCGGGCAGATAACCGTGCAGGAAAACCTGCAACTTGCGGCCATGACTGCAGAAAAGGCGCGGACGCTGGAGGAAATCTACGAAACCTTTCCACGCTTGGCTGAGCGCAAGCGCAATCGCGGCAAGCAGTTATCGGGTGGCGAGCAGCAAATGCTTGCGGTTGCCCGCGCGATGATACGCAACGCCAACATCATTCTGCTGGACGAGCCTTTCGAAGGCTTGGCCCCGCTGATCGTGAAGGACTTGATCGAAGTGTGTCGCAAGCTGGCAAAGAGCGGCCATACCATCGTTATTGTCGAGCAGAACGTACGTGCGGCCTTATCGTTGGCCGATCGTTGCTATCTGATCAATAACGGGCACATGGTCTTTGAGGGCACGCCAGCCCAGTTGCACGAAGACAATTCTGTGATTCAGAAGTATCTGGGCGTCAAGGTGTAA
- a CDS encoding branched-chain amino acid ABC transporter ATP-binding protein/permease — protein MSADLLTRILIWGLFGLGFDLLFGYTGLLSFGQSAFYGTGGFVAAYLLTSGIVPHMLLALLVGVIVAAIAGLAIGYLTLRRTGIYFAMSTLAFGEMFYFLENSLFKEYTGGENGIAGVPPPEIALGFTTINISSGWPMYWFVAAFFFIGFLIARRIVRSPFGAVLKAIRGNPKRALALGHSIQGYKLTVFVIAAAYGGLAGGLLGVFQSYMPPDAFSLDTSAQLVIQTVMGGAGTLLGPLLGATIWLYLYDGLQQVASVGAHWKLILGIVFVILVTALRHGVAGGILDYIRRRSRTTKVVDREARTEAIAPLDIVDPIASNRPGAPVLEARGITKQYGGLTAVSDVTFSLAEGELRGVIGPNGAGKSTFFAMLAGELATTSGQVFFRGQEITGIGVTAVCQLGMSKSYQINQLFERLTVRQNVIIPVLARSRGKFRADMLRNLHYSSALDEQVNAAIELVGLTHQADTVVSELPYGEKRRLEIGLALATGANVLLFDEPLAGLGPEERVHVVGLLKSIRKGRSMVVVEHDMDAMFELAERITVLYEGRKLAEGTPDEIRLDPAVQAAYLGGMDEHESA, from the coding sequence TTGCCCTGCTGGTAGGCGTCATCGTTGCGGCCATCGCGGGCCTGGCCATAGGCTACCTCACCTTGCGGCGCACCGGCATCTACTTTGCCATGAGCACACTGGCCTTTGGCGAGATGTTCTACTTCCTGGAAAACTCTTTGTTCAAGGAGTACACAGGCGGCGAGAACGGCATCGCCGGTGTTCCTCCACCCGAAATAGCACTGGGTTTCACGACCATCAATATTTCCAGTGGCTGGCCGATGTATTGGTTTGTTGCGGCATTTTTCTTCATCGGTTTCCTGATTGCGCGCAGGATAGTGCGGTCGCCATTTGGGGCCGTCCTGAAGGCGATACGCGGCAACCCCAAGCGGGCGCTGGCCCTGGGCCATTCCATACAGGGATACAAGCTGACGGTGTTCGTCATCGCCGCCGCCTATGGTGGCCTGGCCGGGGGCCTGCTCGGTGTGTTTCAGTCGTACATGCCACCGGATGCTTTCTCGCTCGATACGTCCGCACAACTGGTTATCCAAACGGTCATGGGCGGAGCGGGTACGCTGCTGGGGCCGCTGTTGGGTGCCACCATCTGGCTGTATCTCTATGACGGGCTGCAGCAAGTGGCAAGCGTGGGCGCGCACTGGAAACTCATCCTGGGCATTGTCTTCGTCATACTGGTCACGGCTTTGCGGCACGGCGTGGCGGGCGGCATACTGGACTACATCAGGCGTCGCAGTCGGACCACCAAGGTCGTCGATCGGGAAGCCAGGACCGAGGCCATTGCGCCACTGGATATCGTCGATCCGATAGCCAGCAATCGTCCTGGCGCACCCGTACTGGAAGCGCGCGGTATCACCAAACAGTATGGCGGGTTGACGGCGGTAAGCGACGTTACCTTCTCGCTCGCGGAAGGCGAGCTGCGGGGCGTGATAGGACCCAATGGCGCCGGTAAGTCGACATTCTTTGCCATGTTGGCGGGCGAACTGGCGACGACATCGGGCCAGGTATTTTTCCGCGGTCAAGAGATCACCGGTATTGGCGTCACGGCGGTCTGCCAATTGGGCATGAGCAAAAGCTATCAGATCAATCAGCTTTTTGAGCGCCTGACCGTTCGGCAGAACGTCATTATTCCGGTGCTGGCCCGCAGCCGCGGCAAGTTCCGCGCCGATATGCTGCGTAATTTGCATTACTCCAGCGCGCTGGACGAGCAGGTGAACGCCGCGATCGAACTGGTGGGCTTGACGCACCAGGCCGATACGGTGGTGTCCGAGCTGCCTTATGGCGAGAAGCGGCGCCTGGAAATTGGTCTGGCCCTGGCTACCGGCGCCAATGTACTGCTGTTCGATGAGCCCTTGGCAGGCCTGGGCCCAGAAGAGCGCGTACACGTAGTGGGATTACTTAAATCGATCCGCAAGGGCCGCAGCATGGTGGTCGTCGAGCACGACATGGATGCCATGTTTGAATTGGCTGAGCGGATTACCGTACTTTATGAAGGCCGCAAGCTGGCGGAAGGCACACCGGACGAGATCCGGCTTGATCCGGCAGTCCAGGCAGCATACCTCGGAGGGATGGACGAGCATGAGTCTGCTTGA